The Mercenaria mercenaria strain notata chromosome 8, MADL_Memer_1, whole genome shotgun sequence genome has a segment encoding these proteins:
- the LOC128559008 gene encoding E3 ubiquitin-protein ligase XIAP-like, with the protein MECLPTEDIHCTAMINEWTRLYSFMTFPPDSAVRPILLRFPKAGFYYTGSGEEVACFCCGLKIEFWPADETAFEVHRRLSPHCRYICGGDTTNITIHGDNRLKTVPNYSKGSYFTSECGKTLSETQSVHFNFKNSDSESDKGSYTKSSHTAGQSNDTGLKVELYPRISGSRPKYSDYALLSERLASSSQWPERHGLEPQVLAKAGFYSAEKQRLLEENRRLKDLITCKICLDNDACVVFLPCGHLMSCIECSKSLRKCAICRTVLQRTVRVNQS; encoded by the exons ATGGAATGTTTGCCGACGGAAGATATACATTGTACAGCTATGATAAATGAGTGGACGAGGTTATATTCGTTTATGACGTTTCCTCCAGACTCGGCTGTGAGGCCGATACTCCTACGATTCCCTAAGGCAGGATTCTATTACACCGGCTCAGGAGAAGAAGTTGCTTGCTTTTGTTGTGGACTGAAAATTGAATTCTGGCCTGCGGACGAGACCGCATTTGAAGTTCACCGACGGCTTTCCCCGCATTGCAGATATATATGTGGTGGGGATACTACTAACATTACAATTCATGGAGATAACAGATTGAAAACTGTACCAAATTATTCGAAAGGCTCGTATTTTACATCAGAGTGTGGGAAAACATTGAGTGAAACACAAtctgtacattttaattttaaaaactctgATTCTGAAAGTGATAAAGGTAGCTATACCAAATCCTCGCATACTGCTGGACAGTCAAATGACACTGGACTAAAGGTAGAACTTTATCCAAGAATTAGTGGTTCCAGACCTAAATATTCAGACTACGCTCTGTTAAGTGAACGGCTAGCATCATCTTCCCAATGGCCAGAGCGGCATGGGTTGGAGCCGCAAGTTTTAGCTAAAGCAGGATTTTACTCTGCAG aaaaacaaAGATTACTGGAAGAAAACCGTAGACTAAAGGATCTTATAACATGCAAGATTTGCTTGGACAATGACGCCTGTGTTGTATTTCTTCCATGCGGACATTTGATGTCTTGTATAGAATGTTCAAAATCTTTGAGAAAATGTGCAATTTGTAGAACAGTATTGCAAAGGACAGTGAGGGTGAACCAATCTTGA
- the LOC128558868 gene encoding uncharacterized protein K02A2.6-like — protein MKSCGTCVLLLKNPKTRKRYKVKFVVIENDSTPLLGSQAIQKMNLIKIQYHNICPVDLEKTSPQLTMDEIETKFASVFEGEGQFENHLHLEIDDTVKPVKMPVRRVPVAMKEKLKRELNQLEKRGIIAKVDTPTDWVSSLVVVKKANGKLRICIDPKPLNKALKRSHYLLPVVEDLLPELSNAKVFSKCDVKNAFWHVVLDEKSSYLTTFETPFARYRWLQMPFGISPAPEYFQQFLEQNLTVFRVLRRSLMTL, from the coding sequence atgaaatccTGCGGAACGTGCGTATTACTGCTGAAAAATCCAAAAACTAGGAAACGCTACAAGGTGAAGTTTGTCGTAATTGAGAATGACAGCACACCGTTGTTAGGTTCACAAGCAATtcagaaaatgaatttaattaaGATACAATATCACAACATTTGTCCCGTAGACTTGGAGAAAACGTCACCTCAATTAACCATGgatgaaattgaaacaaaatttgcGTCAGtatttgaaggtgaaggtcagtTTGAAAACCACTTACATTTGGAAATAgatgatacagtcaaacctgtgaaaaTGCCTGTACGCAGAGTACCGGTAGCTATGAAAGAAAAATTGAAACGAGAGCTAAATCAACttgaaaaaaggggaataattgcGAAAGTCGATACACCAACAGACTGGGTTTCGAGTTTAGTAGTTGTCAAGAAAGCCAATGGAAAACTTCGCATCTGCATAGATCCTAAACCATTGAATAAAGCCTTAAAGAGAAGTCACTATTTGTTACCTGTGGTGGAAGATCTGCTACCAGAGCTAAGTAACGCAAAAGTTTTCAGCAAGTGTGATGTCAAAAATGCATTTTGGCACGTGGTGCTCGATGAGAAATCTAGTTATCTCACAACATTTGAAACGCCATTTGCGCGATATCGTTGGTTGCAAATGCCATTTGGAATATCTCCAGCGCCAGAATACTTTCAGCAATTTCTTGAACAAAACTTAACAGTCTTTCGGGTATTAAGGCGATCGCTGATGACATTATAA
- the LOC128558869 gene encoding uncharacterized protein K02A2.6-like, which produces MYISDTLSRAYIANGCATHLEDVLLTDYEKEIEATCLSDYLAVSSERQTRIKQAMLEDQTLVKLIECIKNGWNKAPREVKPYYSVRDELSVDNGIIFRGDRCIIPKSMRREILDQLHSHIGIEGCLKRARSCVYWPNITSQIKDFISKCDTCQSLERKQSKEPLISHSIPDRPWAKVGTDVFTFDGNDYLVTVDYFSNFFEIDRLYETTSKEIVAKLKQHFARQNV; this is translated from the coding sequence atgtatatttctgaTACGCTTTCAAGAGCCTACATAGCTAATGGATGTGCTACGCACCTGGAAGACGTACTGTTAACAGACTATGAGAAAGAGATAGAAGCTACATGTTTGTCAGATTATTTGGCAGTTTCGTCTGAAAGACAAACTAGAATCAAGCAAGCTATGCTCGAAGACCAGACATTGGTAAAGCTGATTGAGTGTATTAAGAATGGATGGAATAAAGCGCCGAGAGAAGTAAAGCCGTATTATTCTGTCCGGGATGAACTATCGGTAGATAACGGTATTATATTTCGCGGTGATAGATGCATCATACCAAAAAGTATGCGTAGAGAAATTCTAGATCAACTTCATTCGCATATTGGAATTGAAGGTTGTTTAAAACGCGCTCGTAGCTGTGTGTATTGGCCAAATATAACATCTCAAATTAAAGACTTCATAAGCAAATGTGACACGTGTCAATCATTAGAAAGAAAACAGAGTAAAGAACCGTTAATCAGTCACAGTATTCCTGACAGACCTTGGGCAAAAGTCGGAACTGACGTGTTTACGTTTGATGGCAATGACTATTTGGTAACTGTAGATTATTTcagtaatttctttgaaatagaTCGACTGTATGAAACAACGTCGAAGGAAATAGTCGCCAAGCTGAAACAGCATTTTGCAAGGCAGAACGTGTGA
- the LOC123566638 gene encoding peptide-N(4)-(N-acetyl-beta-glucosaminyl)asparagine amidase-like isoform X1, translating to MAPVLSSVKQLVNENTAKDFMTASEILLKFANNVLQHPSEQKYRRIRLGNPTVENKLLPVSGAMECLFEMGFSEDGEYLSLPKSASLSTLSQIKTQLENERGIVQKSSMPTTPSTSGPQAGASTGAQASGGQVPSTATLASSLTNLSELVGKEQDFYRKLEAQLQHVLVYEDRRQQQKAREVIPIAQLEKEAKTKLEQLSQCENSGDDQTNSSPKLDMQDCLVLALLNWFKNSFFKWVDAPACRGCGGKPVLQGNIAPTPEELRFGGNRVENYKCPSCQTFTKFVRYNDPGKLLETREGRCGEWANCFTLCCRAMNFEARYVLDWTDHVWTEVYSNSQQRWVHCDPCENTCDKPLLYEVGWGKKLTYIIAFSVDDVEDVTWRYTSNFDEILKRRNECRENWLVKTLYNLDKKKWSSMPEAKRNIRLKRKIVELVEFMTPKAADGQNLSGRTTGSLAWRLARGELGTQPAQTAEPYVFKLTEKEKSSRKFHLTYSSAKDEYVRLSNDGEKSSGYQSMVNKSENIFRKVEADWKMAYLARNEGTDKAEIVWKFDFTESSLKVDSLEVKIDCATYENGKINWIICSDETCAMLKGGPALQTVNELNGQTGFTLTASLSGGQGNVAWQHTQLFRQSSEDTVMCPFEILIKFK from the exons ATGGCACCTGTCTTGTCATCGGTGAAGCAATTAGTGAATGAAAACACTGCTAAGGACTTTATGACAGCATCAGAAATATTGCTTAAGTTTGCAAACAATGTATTACAACACCCGTCAGAGCAGAAGTATCGTCGTATCAGGTTAGGTAACCCCACTGTTGAAAACAAGCTTCTTCCAGTAAGTGGAGCCATGGAATGTCTGTTTGAAATGGGATTTTCCGAG GATGGGGAGTATTTAAGCTTGCCTAAATCAGCCTCGCTGAGTACTTTATCACAAATCAAAACACAACTAGAGAATGAACGAGGGATCGTGCAGAAGTCTTCCATGCCCACTACACCAAGTACCTCTGGACCTCAAGCTGGTGCTTCCACCGGAGCTCAAGCATCTGGCGGACAAGTCCCATCAACAGCTACCCTTGCAAGCAGTCTTACAAATTTGTCTGAACTTGTA ggaAAAGAACAGGACTTTTACAGGAAGCTGGAAGCTCAGCTTCAGCATGTACTTGTGTATGAAGACCGAAGACAGCAGCAAAAAGCAAGGGAGGTAATTCCAATTGCTCAACTTGAGAAAGAAGCAAAAACTAAGCTTGAACAGCTGAGTCAGTGTGAGAACTCTGGAGACGATCAAACAAATTCTAGTCCAAAGTTAGATATGCAGGACTGTTTGGTGCTAGCTTTACTTAATTGGTTCAAGAACTCTTTCTTTAAATGGGTTGATGCACCAGCTTGTCGAGGGTGTGGAGGAAAACCTGTATTACAAGGGAATATAGCGCCGACACCAGAAGAATTAAGATTTGGAGGGAACCGGGTGGAAAATTATAAATGTCCATCTTGTcagacctttacaaaatttgtacgCTACAATGACCCAGGGAAGCTTTTGGAAACAAGAGAGGGACGATGTGGCGAGTGGGCAAACTGTTTCACCCTTTGTTGTAGGGCGATGAATTTTGAAGCTCGTTACGTCTTGGATTGGACGGATCACGTGTGGACGGAGGTGTATTCGAATTCTCAGCAGCGTTGGGTGCACTGTGATCCGTGTGAAAATACATGTGATAAGCCGTTGCTGTATGAGGTAGGGTGGGGTAAAAAGTTAACTTACATTATTGCATTTTCCGTTGATGATGTTGAGGATGTAACATGGAGGTATAcctcaaattttgatgaaatcCTAAAGAGAAGGAATGAATGCAGGGAAAACTGGTTGGTGAAAACTTTGTACAATCTTGATAAAAAGAAATGGAGTTCAATGCCGGAGGCAAAGCGTAATATTAGACTGAAAAGGAAGATTGTGGAACTTGTTGAGTTTATGACACCAAAGGCTGCTGATGGACAGAATTTGTCAG gTCGCACAACAGGATCGTTAGCTTGGAGGTTGGCTAGAGGAGAACTTGGCACTCAGCCAGCTCAAACAGCAGAACCATATGTATTCAAG ctgactgaaaaagaaaaatcaagTAGAAAGTTTCATCTGACCTATTCCTCTGCCAAAGATGAGTATGTCAGGTTGTCAAATGATGGTGAAAAATCTTCGGGCTACCAGTCCATGGTAAACAAGTCAGAAAATATATTCCGGAAGGTGGAAGCAGACTGGAAAATGGCATACCTTGCACGTAATGAGGGCACAGACAAGGCCGAAATTGTCTGGAAATTTGACTTTACTG agAGTAGTCTGAAGGTAGACAGTTTGGAAGTGAAGATTGACTGTGCCACTTATGAGAACGGTAAAATCAACTGGATCATCTGTTCCGATGAGACATGTGCTATGCTGAAAG GTGGCCCAGCATTGCAGACTGTGAATGAACTCAATGGCCAGACTGGTTTTACACTTACTGCTTCACTTTCTGGTGGGCAGGGCAATGTTGCCTGGCAACATACACAGCTATTCAGACAATCAAGTGAGGATACCGTTATGTGTCCATTTGAAATCCTAATCAAGTTCAAATAG
- the LOC123566638 gene encoding peptide-N(4)-(N-acetyl-beta-glucosaminyl)asparagine amidase-like isoform X2 has translation MPTTPSTSGPQAGASTGAQASGGQVPSTATLASSLTNLSELVGKEQDFYRKLEAQLQHVLVYEDRRQQQKAREVIPIAQLEKEAKTKLEQLSQCENSGDDQTNSSPKLDMQDCLVLALLNWFKNSFFKWVDAPACRGCGGKPVLQGNIAPTPEELRFGGNRVENYKCPSCQTFTKFVRYNDPGKLLETREGRCGEWANCFTLCCRAMNFEARYVLDWTDHVWTEVYSNSQQRWVHCDPCENTCDKPLLYEVGWGKKLTYIIAFSVDDVEDVTWRYTSNFDEILKRRNECRENWLVKTLYNLDKKKWSSMPEAKRNIRLKRKIVELVEFMTPKAADGQNLSGRTTGSLAWRLARGELGTQPAQTAEPYVFKLTEKEKSSRKFHLTYSSAKDEYVRLSNDGEKSSGYQSMVNKSENIFRKVEADWKMAYLARNEGTDKAEIVWKFDFTESSLKVDSLEVKIDCATYENGKINWIICSDETCAMLKGGPALQTVNELNGQTGFTLTASLSGGQGNVAWQHTQLFRQSSEDTVMCPFEILIKFK, from the exons ATGCCCACTACACCAAGTACCTCTGGACCTCAAGCTGGTGCTTCCACCGGAGCTCAAGCATCTGGCGGACAAGTCCCATCAACAGCTACCCTTGCAAGCAGTCTTACAAATTTGTCTGAACTTGTA ggaAAAGAACAGGACTTTTACAGGAAGCTGGAAGCTCAGCTTCAGCATGTACTTGTGTATGAAGACCGAAGACAGCAGCAAAAAGCAAGGGAGGTAATTCCAATTGCTCAACTTGAGAAAGAAGCAAAAACTAAGCTTGAACAGCTGAGTCAGTGTGAGAACTCTGGAGACGATCAAACAAATTCTAGTCCAAAGTTAGATATGCAGGACTGTTTGGTGCTAGCTTTACTTAATTGGTTCAAGAACTCTTTCTTTAAATGGGTTGATGCACCAGCTTGTCGAGGGTGTGGAGGAAAACCTGTATTACAAGGGAATATAGCGCCGACACCAGAAGAATTAAGATTTGGAGGGAACCGGGTGGAAAATTATAAATGTCCATCTTGTcagacctttacaaaatttgtacgCTACAATGACCCAGGGAAGCTTTTGGAAACAAGAGAGGGACGATGTGGCGAGTGGGCAAACTGTTTCACCCTTTGTTGTAGGGCGATGAATTTTGAAGCTCGTTACGTCTTGGATTGGACGGATCACGTGTGGACGGAGGTGTATTCGAATTCTCAGCAGCGTTGGGTGCACTGTGATCCGTGTGAAAATACATGTGATAAGCCGTTGCTGTATGAGGTAGGGTGGGGTAAAAAGTTAACTTACATTATTGCATTTTCCGTTGATGATGTTGAGGATGTAACATGGAGGTATAcctcaaattttgatgaaatcCTAAAGAGAAGGAATGAATGCAGGGAAAACTGGTTGGTGAAAACTTTGTACAATCTTGATAAAAAGAAATGGAGTTCAATGCCGGAGGCAAAGCGTAATATTAGACTGAAAAGGAAGATTGTGGAACTTGTTGAGTTTATGACACCAAAGGCTGCTGATGGACAGAATTTGTCAG gTCGCACAACAGGATCGTTAGCTTGGAGGTTGGCTAGAGGAGAACTTGGCACTCAGCCAGCTCAAACAGCAGAACCATATGTATTCAAG ctgactgaaaaagaaaaatcaagTAGAAAGTTTCATCTGACCTATTCCTCTGCCAAAGATGAGTATGTCAGGTTGTCAAATGATGGTGAAAAATCTTCGGGCTACCAGTCCATGGTAAACAAGTCAGAAAATATATTCCGGAAGGTGGAAGCAGACTGGAAAATGGCATACCTTGCACGTAATGAGGGCACAGACAAGGCCGAAATTGTCTGGAAATTTGACTTTACTG agAGTAGTCTGAAGGTAGACAGTTTGGAAGTGAAGATTGACTGTGCCACTTATGAGAACGGTAAAATCAACTGGATCATCTGTTCCGATGAGACATGTGCTATGCTGAAAG GTGGCCCAGCATTGCAGACTGTGAATGAACTCAATGGCCAGACTGGTTTTACACTTACTGCTTCACTTTCTGGTGGGCAGGGCAATGTTGCCTGGCAACATACACAGCTATTCAGACAATCAAGTGAGGATACCGTTATGTGTCCATTTGAAATCCTAATCAAGTTCAAATAG